The genomic region AAGACGCAAAGACGTTACCGGCTATGACTTCGTCCATCTCATGACAGGCTCGGAAGGTACTCTTGGGATCATCACTAAAATAATACTACGCCTGCTGCCGAGTTATTCATTCGCAGCGGACCTGCTTGTTCCCTTCGATAGCGTGAAAAGGGCTATCGACGCAGTGCCTGCCGTGATAACGAAGGGGAAGACGATTCCATGTTCCATTGAATTTATGGACAAGTGCTCCATGATGCTGACGGAACAATACCTCAGGACGAAATTTCCATTTTCTCACGAAGCGGAGGCCCACCTTATTTTGCAGTTCGAAGGCAACGACCGTGAATCTTTAGCTGACGAGATAGAGAAAATAGGCGATATCTGCATGGAAGAAGGAGCCCTGGAAGTCTTTGTCGCCGACAATAGGACGACGAGGGATAAGCTGTGGAAGGGGCGCAAAAGCGCCGCCGAGGCTGTGTGGTCGTATGCTCCGACACAGATCGCAAACGAAGATATAGTGATACCGGCGAGCGAGATCGCCGTTTTTATGGAAGGGCTGGAGAAAATCAGCCGTGCCGACAGCGTAAAGTATGCCGCTTACGGTCATGTCGGAGACGGGAACATGCACGTAACTCTCTACGTTGAAGAGGAAAATAAAAACTGGCGCGAGATCATCGAGAAGGCACGCCGAGATATGTACGACATGGTCAAAAGGCTGGGAGGCACTCTGACTGGCGAGCACGGAGTCGGCCTCAAGCGTCTTATGTACGCGCCGCAGTTCCTTGACGCGGCGCAGGTCGAGCTGATCCGCCGGGTGAAGCTCGCGTTCGATCCAAACAACATACTCAATCCGGGCAAGATAGTACCCTGGACTTAGCCTCCTGTACTGAGAAACGTTCCCAAGGGCGTGTAAAAACGTCGAAACGCCGGTGTCAGCGAAAGAGTGGCTTCGGCGCTTTTTATTTTCCCTTTTCACAGCCTAAGCGTGCTTTTTCTTATCATTTGCGGCCAGTTGACGTTTTATGCTAATGTTTTATATAAAAATATATAATTTTCAGAATGAAACAATAATTTATCATACTGTAATCCTCTTGTTATCAAAAAAAGAAATTTTGCTCGAATTTTAATAAAAAGCTTGACATTTATAAAATAAGAGGATATATTCGATTTAATAGAACAAGCGGCGCGAAAGCAAGGGAATTTGGTTAAAAACCAAAGCGGCCCCGCCACTGTAGCCACGACGAAATCGCGATATCACTGGACGGCCTCTGGGAAGATGCGATAGTAGGATGAATGGGAGCCAGGAGACCTGTTCGCGCTGCCGGGGGAATAGATCTGCGCGGGCGGATTATGTTTCGTGTATCATCGTCTTAGAATGTGCGGTGAACGTTGTTGCTGTCTGCGCGGAATCTTGGTTTATGCAGGCGGCTTTTTTATTCCCAGCCCCTGCGGCAGATGGCGTATTATATCTTGACAATAAAATGATTTTACTAATAAATGTTAAGATGTTATATTTACTTTAGTACATTTAATGAAGCAGGGAGGCGGGAAAAAGATTCATCTCAGTGTGCGTCGTTTAAAACGTTGGTTAGGCGTCATGCGGATAGCATGACTAATGCTGAAAATATGAGGGAGGATGAATGATTTGATTAAATTGTTCGGGAAAGGCGCCTGGCTTTTAAAGGGAGCGGTTCTGGTGGAGGACGCCGATAAGAAGAGCGTTCCGCAGCTCAGCGAAGAGCTTCGCGCCGCGGGGCTTGAGCTGCCGGAGAAGCCGTCCTTCGATAAGAAGAGCGCCGCGCGCGGAACGATAGCGGCCAAGATCATCGCGGAACACAACGCCTCCGGCACAGAGGATGATTACAGGCTTCGTTTCGACAGCCTTGCGTCGCACGATATCACCTACGTCGGCATAATACAGACGGCGCTTGCAAGCGGCATGAAAAAATTTCCCGTGCCGTACGTCATGACGAACTGTCATAATTCGCTATGCGCAGTCGGAGGGACGATCAACGAGGACGATCATCTTTTCGGGCTCTCCGCCGCGAAAAAGTTCGGTGGGGAATTCGTGCCGGCGCATCTTGCCGTCATCCATTCATATGTCAGAGAGATGATGTCGGGCTGCGGCAGGATGATTCTCGGCTCTGACAGCCATACCCGCTACGGCGCGCTTGGAACGATGGGCGTAGGGGAAGGCGGCCCGGAGCTTGTAAAGCAGCTTGTGGGGCGCACCTATGATTTGCCGCGCGCCGACGTCGCCGCGGTTTATCTTACAGGCGCGCCGAAACCGGGCGTCGGACCTCAGGATGTGGCGCTGGCGATAATAGGCGCGGTTTTCAAAAACGGTTTTGTGAAGAACAAGGTCATGGAGTTCGTCGGCCCGGGTGTTTCAAAGCTTCCCGTCGATTTCCGCTGCGGCGTCGACGTGATGACGACGGAGACGGCCTGCTGGAGTTCCGTGTGGCGCACGGATGAAAAGGTAGAGGAGTATTTCAACATACACGGCCGTCCGGACGCCTATAAGAGGCTCGATCCCGACGACGCAGCGTGGTATGACGCGGCTATTGTGGTGGAGCTCGACAAGATCAAGCCGATGGTAGCGCTTCCCTTCCATCCGAGCTGCGTCTACACGATAGACGAGCTCAGCGCGAATCCGCATGAGATATTGAAAAAGGTAGAGGAAGACGCGCGCCGTAAGCTGGAGAATCCGGAGCTTGACCTCGGCCTCACGGAAAAGATAGACGAGAACGGAAAGATTCACGTGGACCAGGGGATAATAGCCGGCTGCTCCGGCGGCACCTTCGACAATGTCGTCGCGGCGGCTCAGATCATGAAAGGGCGCAGCACGGGCAGCGGCGAGTTCGCGCTGAGCATCTATCCCGGAAGCCAGCCGGCCATGCTGGCGCTTACCAACAACGGCTCGATAGCCGACCTTATCGAGGCCGGCGCGGTAGTGAAGACCGCTTTCTGCGGTCCCTGCTTCGGCGCAGGGGACACGCCGGCGAACCGCGGCTTTTCCATCCGCCACACGACGAGGAATTTCCCGAACCGCGAAGGCTCCAAGCCGGGGGAGGGGCAGATATCGTCCGTAGCTCTGATGGACGCGCGCTCTATAGCCGCGACCGCGGCAAACGGCGGCGTGCTGACGTCGGCCGAGCGTTACGGGGAGCTCCTTCATGAGATGCCTTACAGCTTCTGCGGCGATATATATAAGAAGAAGGTCTTCCATGGCTACGGCAAGGGCGACGACGATGTTGAGCTGATATACGGGCCGAACATCAAGCCGTGGCCGAAGGTCTGGCCGCTTGCGGAGAATCTGCTTCTTATGATGGCGTCAGTGATAACGGACCCGGTAACGACTACGGACGAGCTGATACCGTCAGGAGAGACGTCTTCGCTGCGCTCAAATCCGATAAAGCTGGCGCAGTTCGCGCTTTCGCGTAAGGATCCGCTTTACGTGAAGCGCGCCAAAGAAGCCGAGCAGCTCGATATCGCGCGCAGGGAAGCGGTTGAAAAGGGAAAGCCCCTGCCCTGCGAAGTTAAGAAGCTCTTCGAGATTGCCGGCGTTTCCGGCGCGGCCGGGGAGACGATGATAGGCAGCCTGATATTCGCGGTCAAACCCGGCGACGGCTCGGCGCGCGAACAGGCGGCATCTTCTCAGAAGGTGCTCGGCGGGCAGGCGAATATCGCCGAGGAGTACGCGACGAAGCGCTACCGCAGCAACCTTATCAACTGGGGCATGATACCGTTCATCGCGGACAAAGGCGACAGGGATAAATTCGAGACGGAACAGTGGGTATTCATACCGGGGATCCGCAAAGCCGTCGCAGGCGGCGAAGATAAAGTCGAGGCGCAGCTGATCGGCAAAGACGGCGCGAAGAAAAAGATAACGCTCGCGATGCCGGGGCTCAGCGAGGACGACCGTGCGGTGATTCTTGCAGGCTGCCTGATGAATCACTACGCGAACGAATAAAAATCGGAAAACAAAAACAAAGGAGAAGAAGAGCATGTCGAAAATACGGATGACTACACCGATCGTTGAAATGGACGGAGACGAGATGACGCGGGTCCTGTGGAAGCAGATAAAGGATACGCTTATTCTGCCCTATGTTGAGCTGAAGACGGAATATTACGATCTCTGCCTGAAATCCCGCGATGAGACGGACGACCAGATAACGGTCGACGCCGCCGAGGCGACGAAGAAGTACGGAGTAGCTGTGAAGTGCGCGACTATAACCCCGAACGCGCAGCGCGTCGAGGAGTATAAGCTGAAAAAGCAGTGGAAGAGCCCGAACGGGACGATAAGGGCAATCCTCGACGGTACGGTATTCCGCACGCCCATCATGGTAAAGGGCATCCACCCCACCGTGAGGACGTGGAAGAACCCCATCACCATAGCCCGTCACGCCTACGGCGACATATACAAGGATGTCGAGATGAATATCCCGTGCGCCGGAACCCTGAAGATGGTTTTCGAGCCCGCCGACGGAGATAAAGACAAGCGGCAGGAAGAGACTGTTTTCACATATAAGGGTCCCGGCGTGGCCATGGGGATGCACAACCTTGAAAAGTCCATATCGAGCTTTGCCCGCTCCTGCTTCAAGTACGCGCTGGATACCAAACAGGATCTCTGGTTTTCGACCAAGGACACT from Synergistes jonesii harbors:
- a CDS encoding FAD-binding oxidoreductase yields the protein MKANFSYSQVTEKTIEDLISVFGGSGVSVDKEKVAAYSKDEVAVHLWDKNYEAEVVCFAENAEQISALMKYANRHRIPVTPRGAGTGLSGGAVPAYRGIELSLERMNRILELDAANLTMTVEPGVVTAEINKTAAAANLMYAGDPCSGDASFIGGNVAENAGGNKVVKYGATGNHVLGMEVVLPDGSISWFGGKRRKDVTGYDFVHLMTGSEGTLGIITKIILRLLPSYSFAADLLVPFDSVKRAIDAVPAVITKGKTIPCSIEFMDKCSMMLTEQYLRTKFPFSHEAEAHLILQFEGNDRESLADEIEKIGDICMEEGALEVFVADNRTTRDKLWKGRKSAAEAVWSYAPTQIANEDIVIPASEIAVFMEGLEKISRADSVKYAAYGHVGDGNMHVTLYVEEENKNWREIIEKARRDMYDMVKRLGGTLTGEHGVGLKRLMYAPQFLDAAQVELIRRVKLAFDPNNILNPGKIVPWT
- a CDS encoding hydratase → MIKLFGKGAWLLKGAVLVEDADKKSVPQLSEELRAAGLELPEKPSFDKKSAARGTIAAKIIAEHNASGTEDDYRLRFDSLASHDITYVGIIQTALASGMKKFPVPYVMTNCHNSLCAVGGTINEDDHLFGLSAAKKFGGEFVPAHLAVIHSYVREMMSGCGRMILGSDSHTRYGALGTMGVGEGGPELVKQLVGRTYDLPRADVAAVYLTGAPKPGVGPQDVALAIIGAVFKNGFVKNKVMEFVGPGVSKLPVDFRCGVDVMTTETACWSSVWRTDEKVEEYFNIHGRPDAYKRLDPDDAAWYDAAIVVELDKIKPMVALPFHPSCVYTIDELSANPHEILKKVEEDARRKLENPELDLGLTEKIDENGKIHVDQGIIAGCSGGTFDNVVAAAQIMKGRSTGSGEFALSIYPGSQPAMLALTNNGSIADLIEAGAVVKTAFCGPCFGAGDTPANRGFSIRHTTRNFPNREGSKPGEGQISSVALMDARSIAATAANGGVLTSAERYGELLHEMPYSFCGDIYKKKVFHGYGKGDDDVELIYGPNIKPWPKVWPLAENLLLMMASVITDPVTTTDELIPSGETSSLRSNPIKLAQFALSRKDPLYVKRAKEAEQLDIARREAVEKGKPLPCEVKKLFEIAGVSGAAGETMIGSLIFAVKPGDGSAREQAASSQKVLGGQANIAEEYATKRYRSNLINWGMIPFIADKGDRDKFETEQWVFIPGIRKAVAGGEDKVEAQLIGKDGAKKKITLAMPGLSEDDRAVILAGCLMNHYANE
- a CDS encoding NADP-dependent isocitrate dehydrogenase produces the protein MSKIRMTTPIVEMDGDEMTRVLWKQIKDTLILPYVELKTEYYDLCLKSRDETDDQITVDAAEATKKYGVAVKCATITPNAQRVEEYKLKKQWKSPNGTIRAILDGTVFRTPIMVKGIHPTVRTWKNPITIARHAYGDIYKDVEMNIPCAGTLKMVFEPADGDKDKRQEETVFTYKGPGVAMGMHNLEKSISSFARSCFKYALDTKQDLWFSTKDTISKKYDQTFKLIFENIFAKEYKADFEKAGITYFYTLIDDAVARVVRSEGGFIWACKNYDGDVMSDMVATAFGSLAMMTSVLVSPDGIYEYEAAHGTVTRHYYQYLEGKKTSTNPMATIFAWSGALRKRGELDGNEELQKFAGRLEKAAIETIEAGEMTKDIFSISEAPNKKSLTTEEFLGAIAKRL